One genomic region from Ornithinimicrobium flavum encodes:
- a CDS encoding IS3 family transposase (programmed frameshift), with translation MPKPYPQEFRDDVVRVARQREEGVTIKQVAKDFGISESCLTNWMAQADRDAGIKPGADREEMAELREAKRRIRLLEQENEVLRRAAAYLAGEHLPKMMYPLVRELAGDGIPVTVTCRVLKIARQPYYRWLRDPVTGAELAAAYRANALFDAHRDGPEFGHRLLADEAREAGVGMCDRTAWRICSDNGWWSAFGKKRGKNGKPGLPAHEDLVERDFTAAGPNQLWLTDITEHPTGEGKLYLCAVKDVWSGRIVGYSIDARMKSRLAVQALDNAVATRAAHGMDVAGCIVHSDRGSQFRSRKYLAALRRHHLVGSMGQVGTSTDNAAMESFFALLQKNVLDRRRWATRQDLRISIVTWLERTYHRRRRQDRLGRLTPIEYEATMAAAAPQAA, from the exons ATGCCCAAGCCCTATCCCCAAGAGTTCCGGGACGATGTCGTCCGGGTCGCCCGTCAACGGGAGGAGGGGGTGACGATCAAGCAGGTGGCCAAGGACTTCGGGATCTCCGAGTCGTGCCTGACGAACTGGATGGCCCAGGCCGACCGCGACGCCGGGATCAAACCCGGCGCCGACCGTGAGGAGATGGCCGAGCTGCGCGAGGCGAAACGGCGCATCCGGCTGCTGGAGCAGGAGAACGAGGTCCTGCGGCGCGCCGCTGCCTACCTG GCAGGCGAACATCTCCCCAAAATGATGTACCCGCTCGTCCGCGAGCTGGCCGGCGACGGGATCCCCGTCACGGTGACGTGCCGGGTGCTGAAGATCGCTCGCCAGCCGTACTACCGGTGGCTGAGGGATCCGGTCACCGGTGCCGAGCTGGCGGCCGCCTACCGCGCGAACGCCCTGTTCGACGCCCACCGCGACGGCCCCGAGTTCGGGCACCGGCTGCTGGCCGACGAGGCACGCGAGGCCGGGGTGGGCATGTGCGACCGGACCGCGTGGCGGATCTGCTCGGACAACGGCTGGTGGAGCGCCTTCGGCAAGAAGCGCGGCAAGAACGGCAAGCCCGGGCTGCCGGCGCACGAGGACCTCGTCGAGCGGGACTTCACCGCGGCCGGCCCGAACCAGCTGTGGCTGACCGACATCACCGAGCACCCCACCGGTGAGGGCAAGCTCTACCTGTGCGCGGTCAAGGACGTCTGGTCAGGCCGCATCGTCGGCTACTCCATCGACGCCCGGATGAAGTCACGCCTGGCGGTGCAGGCCCTGGACAACGCCGTCGCGACCCGCGCCGCGCACGGCATGGACGTCGCCGGCTGCATCGTGCACTCCGACCGCGGCAGCCAGTTCCGGTCGCGGAAGTACCTGGCCGCGCTCCGCCGCCACCACCTGGTCGGGTCTATGGGCCAGGTCGGCACGAGTACGGACAACGCCGCCATGGAGTCCTTCTTCGCCCTCCTGCAGAAGAACGTCCTGGACCGCCGCCGATGGGCCACCAGGCAGGACCTACGCATCAGCATCGTCACCTGGCTCGAGCGCACCTACCACCGCCGCCGACGCCAGGACCGCCTCGGTCGGTTGACGCCCATCGAGTACGAGGCCACCATGGCCGCAGCCGCCCCTCAGGCGGCCTGA
- a CDS encoding metallophosphoesterase codes for MVSPDARARSVWRALTTAAAVAAGAGAAVAAYATWVEPRWFALRRVEVPCLPAGSGPVRVLHVSDLHLVPRQRRKRSWVAGLAALAPDLVVSTGDNLADMAAVPAVLDTYDGLLDRPGVFVLGSNDYFPPKPKNPLRYFDDSHRKGEELTPERLPTQDLVDGLTDRGWVDLTHRRACLTVAGVALELVGTDDAHLERDRYDAVSAPADPTAALTIGVTHAPYQRVLDAMAADGAGLIMAGHTHGGQLQVPGVGALVTNCDLGTDRVAGLSRWWPGAGTTPSRLAPADAAWLHVSAGLGGNPYTPFRFWCRPGATLLTLVERHPVGTPG; via the coding sequence ATGGTTTCTCCCGATGCCCGAGCGCGGTCGGTATGGCGTGCGCTCACCACCGCCGCGGCCGTGGCCGCTGGTGCGGGTGCCGCGGTGGCCGCCTACGCGACGTGGGTGGAGCCGCGGTGGTTCGCCCTGCGGCGGGTCGAGGTGCCGTGCCTGCCCGCGGGGTCCGGCCCGGTGCGCGTGCTGCACGTCTCGGACCTGCACCTGGTCCCCCGGCAGCGCCGGAAGCGCAGCTGGGTCGCCGGTCTGGCGGCCCTGGCGCCGGACCTGGTCGTCAGCACCGGCGACAACCTGGCCGACATGGCGGCCGTGCCGGCGGTGCTCGACACCTACGACGGCCTGCTGGACCGTCCGGGCGTCTTCGTCCTGGGGTCCAACGACTACTTCCCCCCGAAGCCCAAGAACCCGCTGCGCTACTTCGACGACAGCCACCGCAAGGGCGAGGAGCTCACGCCCGAGCGGCTGCCCACGCAGGACCTGGTCGACGGTCTGACCGACCGCGGCTGGGTCGACCTGACCCATCGCCGCGCCTGCCTCACAGTGGCCGGGGTCGCGCTGGAGCTGGTCGGGACCGACGACGCCCACCTGGAGCGCGACCGGTACGACGCCGTCTCCGCCCCGGCCGATCCGACCGCGGCCCTGACGATCGGCGTCACCCACGCCCCCTACCAGCGGGTGCTCGACGCGATGGCGGCCGACGGAGCGGGCCTGATCATGGCCGGGCACACCCACGGGGGGCAGCTCCAGGTGCCGGGCGTCGGGGCCCTGGTGACGAACTGCGACCTGGGGACCGACCGCGTCGCGGGGCTGTCCCGCTGGTGGCCCGGTGCCGGCACCACCCCCTCGCGCCTCGCGCCCGCCGATGCCGCGTGGCTGCACGTCTCCGCCGGCCTGGGGGGCAACCCCTACACGCCGTTCCGCTTCTGGTGCCGGCCCGGCGCGACCCTCCTGACGCTGGTCGAGCGCCACCCGGTCGGGACCCCGGGCTGA
- a CDS encoding GatB/YqeY domain-containing protein: MTDRTGLKATLQQHLTDAMRAQDKVRAGTLRMVLTAVTNEEVAGKAHRELSDDEVLKVVAKEAKKRREAAEAYHGAGRAELAAQEEAELVVLEGYLPAQLSDEELLAMARDAVAEAGVEDLRGMGQVMKMLQPRVAGRAEGGRIAAAVRQALGA; the protein is encoded by the coding sequence ATGACTGACCGCACCGGACTCAAGGCCACCCTTCAGCAGCACCTCACCGACGCCATGCGGGCACAGGACAAGGTGCGTGCCGGGACCCTGCGGATGGTGCTGACGGCCGTGACCAACGAGGAGGTCGCCGGGAAGGCCCATCGCGAGCTGTCCGACGACGAGGTGCTCAAGGTGGTGGCCAAGGAGGCCAAGAAGCGGCGGGAGGCGGCCGAGGCCTACCACGGGGCCGGGCGGGCGGAGCTGGCCGCCCAGGAGGAGGCCGAGCTGGTCGTCCTGGAGGGCTACCTGCCCGCCCAGCTCTCCGACGAGGAGCTGCTGGCCATGGCCCGCGACGCGGTCGCCGAGGCCGGCGTCGAGGACCTGCGCGGTATGGGGCAGGTCATGAAGATGCTGCAGCCTCGGGTCGCGGGTCGGGCCGAGGGCGGGCGCATCGCCGCCGCGGTGCGCCAGGCGCTGGGGGCCTGA
- a CDS encoding HAD-IA family hydrolase has product MRSVIWDLGGTLLDTYPVVDRALARAVTGGGEPEPSLLDEVARLTRVSSGHAISELSDRHGVPEMALREAYAATRETWRDDPPAPMAGAEEVLAAVRAGGGSNLVATHRDRQSALELLSAAGLEVDDLVSASDGFPRKPDPAMVAELLRRHDLDPADVLMVGDRPADVEAAGSAGVLGVLLVTAGVEHGQPGIRRVGALEELLGLIGADRSP; this is encoded by the coding sequence ATGCGCAGCGTGATCTGGGACCTCGGCGGAACCCTGCTGGACACCTACCCCGTGGTCGACCGGGCCCTGGCCCGGGCCGTCACGGGAGGCGGTGAGCCGGAGCCCTCCCTCCTGGACGAGGTGGCCCGGCTCACCCGCGTCTCCAGCGGCCACGCCATCTCCGAGCTCTCCGACCGCCACGGGGTCCCCGAGATGGCGCTCCGGGAGGCCTACGCGGCCACCCGGGAGACGTGGCGCGACGACCCGCCGGCCCCAATGGCCGGGGCGGAGGAGGTCCTGGCCGCGGTGCGGGCCGGGGGCGGGTCGAACCTCGTGGCGACGCACCGCGACCGGCAGAGCGCCCTCGAGCTGCTCTCGGCGGCCGGCCTCGAGGTCGACGACCTGGTCAGCGCCTCCGACGGGTTCCCCCGCAAACCGGACCCCGCCATGGTGGCCGAGCTCCTCCGCCGGCACGACCTCGACCCGGCCGACGTGCTCATGGTCGGCGACCGGCCCGCGGACGTCGAGGCGGCCGGGTCCGCAGGCGTCCTGGGGGTGCTGCTGGTCACCGCGGGCGTGGAGCACGGGCAGCCCGGTATCCGACGGGTGGGCGCGCTGGAGGAGCTGCTCGGGCTGATCGGCGCGGACCGGTCGCCGTGA
- a CDS encoding transglycosylase domain-containing protein produces the protein MRSALTVARVTSLLGVFLAVSVLMGIIGAGLLAPVVGAAGFAARESVGMFEQLPGDLEQNPLAQQSRILAADGSVIATPAKQNRIIVASEDISQAMKDAQVAIEDERFFQHGGMDLEALARAVVQNATTDNTQGGSTLTQQYIKLALVEQAVKENDAEAWNAAQARAGMEGYIRKLRELKYAITLEERLTKDEILTGYLNLAFYGNNSYGVEAAARNYFDKNASELTVAEAALLAGIVRSPSTTNPVTNPEAAQARRDLVIAKMLELGMIDQAEADEAFAVEVEDRLRTDSQRSCLNSRNPYFCDYVEAWLMTQPALGDTREERYENLTTNGLTVETTLDLELSDQLHEILLEATPYDNDYYLASAASVVEPGTGHVLAFNQSSEYSFEESTDKIEKTSVNWNVDDRFGGPGGMEVGSVAKAYTIVEALEKGVPVEAEISIREPGKATWGNVWLDNPEDPVPQEEWPTDPDDVFDAAVFLPEDFDEGCTIGEEYWTVRNSGDNAMPEEMSLRDASAQSVNTAFASLASQVGTCDIGDTMTAMGLQNSRGGVYGEDPGNAESRLATSLVLGSDWASPLTVAASYATFASGGIYCPPVPVTRITDAKGNELPLEVGECERAIDEEIAHASIELLKGVVSPQGSGYLAVLDGERPSAGKTGTNNNASHTWFAGFTPQLSTAVFVGNVPGAARSPETLVDIQVGDRYIEGPLYGSSLAAPTWKRIMDWALRDTEPQDWPEPTDELLNGKRVTIPQVVGLPVEEAQDELRDAGLTGTIERVSSSQPEGVVVYTTPGVGSSIQTSTPVVLHVSSGFAPPVAPQPSQPPSQPSPAPQPPSQPEPPPTTEPEPEPPPTSEPEPPPAPAPPPSPPGNPDPPGQDDDGDDEGQG, from the coding sequence ATGCGCTCTGCTCTCACGGTCGCCAGGGTGACCTCCCTGCTCGGGGTCTTCCTGGCCGTCTCGGTGCTCATGGGGATCATCGGTGCGGGTCTGCTCGCCCCCGTCGTCGGGGCCGCCGGTTTCGCGGCCCGCGAGAGCGTGGGCATGTTCGAGCAGCTGCCCGGGGACCTCGAGCAGAACCCGCTGGCCCAGCAGTCCCGGATCCTCGCCGCCGACGGCAGCGTCATCGCCACCCCCGCCAAGCAGAACCGCATCATCGTGGCCAGCGAGGACATCTCCCAGGCCATGAAGGACGCCCAGGTCGCCATCGAGGACGAGCGCTTCTTCCAGCACGGGGGGATGGACCTGGAGGCGCTGGCGCGGGCCGTGGTGCAGAACGCCACCACCGACAACACCCAGGGCGGCTCGACGCTGACCCAGCAGTACATCAAGCTGGCGCTGGTGGAGCAGGCCGTGAAGGAGAACGACGCGGAGGCGTGGAACGCCGCCCAGGCCCGCGCGGGCATGGAGGGCTACATCCGCAAGCTGCGCGAGCTGAAGTACGCCATCACCCTGGAGGAGCGGCTCACCAAGGACGAGATCCTCACCGGCTACCTCAACCTCGCCTTCTACGGCAACAACTCCTACGGGGTCGAGGCGGCCGCCCGCAACTACTTCGACAAGAACGCCTCCGAGCTCACCGTCGCCGAGGCCGCGCTGCTGGCCGGCATCGTCCGCTCCCCCTCCACGACCAACCCGGTCACCAATCCCGAGGCCGCGCAGGCCCGCCGCGACCTCGTCATCGCCAAGATGCTCGAGCTGGGCATGATCGACCAGGCCGAGGCGGACGAGGCGTTCGCCGTCGAGGTCGAGGACCGGCTCCGCACGGACAGCCAGCGCTCCTGCCTGAACTCCCGCAACCCCTACTTCTGCGACTACGTGGAGGCGTGGCTGATGACCCAGCCCGCGCTGGGCGACACGCGGGAGGAGCGCTACGAGAACCTCACGACCAACGGGCTCACCGTCGAGACCACGCTGGATTTGGAGCTCTCCGACCAGCTGCACGAGATCCTGCTCGAGGCCACGCCCTACGACAACGACTACTACCTCGCCTCGGCCGCCTCCGTGGTCGAGCCCGGCACCGGCCACGTCCTGGCCTTCAACCAGTCCAGCGAGTACTCCTTCGAGGAGAGCACCGACAAGATCGAGAAGACCTCGGTCAACTGGAACGTCGACGACCGCTTCGGCGGCCCCGGTGGTATGGAGGTCGGTTCCGTCGCCAAGGCCTACACCATCGTGGAGGCCCTGGAGAAGGGCGTCCCCGTGGAGGCGGAGATCAGCATCCGCGAGCCGGGGAAGGCCACGTGGGGCAACGTCTGGCTGGACAACCCGGAGGACCCGGTCCCCCAGGAGGAGTGGCCCACCGACCCCGACGACGTCTTCGACGCCGCGGTCTTCCTGCCCGAGGACTTCGACGAGGGGTGCACGATCGGCGAGGAGTACTGGACCGTCCGCAACTCCGGGGACAACGCGATGCCCGAGGAGATGAGCCTGCGGGACGCCTCTGCACAGTCGGTCAACACCGCCTTCGCCTCGCTGGCCTCCCAGGTCGGCACCTGCGACATCGGTGACACCATGACGGCGATGGGCCTGCAGAACTCCCGTGGCGGGGTCTACGGCGAGGACCCCGGCAACGCGGAGAGCCGGCTCGCCACCTCGCTCGTCCTCGGCTCGGACTGGGCCAGCCCGCTGACGGTCGCCGCCTCCTACGCCACCTTCGCCTCCGGCGGCATCTACTGCCCGCCGGTGCCGGTGACCCGCATCACCGACGCCAAGGGCAACGAGCTCCCGCTCGAGGTGGGTGAGTGCGAGCGAGCCATCGACGAGGAGATCGCGCACGCCTCGATCGAGCTGCTCAAGGGGGTCGTCAGCCCCCAGGGGTCGGGTTACCTGGCCGTCCTGGACGGTGAGCGTCCCTCCGCCGGCAAGACCGGCACCAACAACAACGCGTCGCACACCTGGTTCGCGGGGTTCACCCCCCAGCTGTCCACGGCCGTCTTCGTCGGCAACGTCCCCGGCGCGGCCCGGTCCCCCGAGACGCTCGTCGACATCCAGGTCGGCGACCGCTACATCGAGGGCCCGCTCTACGGCTCGTCGCTGGCCGCGCCGACGTGGAAGCGGATCATGGACTGGGCGCTGCGCGACACGGAGCCGCAGGACTGGCCCGAGCCCACCGACGAGCTGCTCAACGGCAAGCGGGTCACCATCCCCCAGGTGGTGGGCCTGCCCGTCGAGGAGGCCCAGGACGAGCTGCGCGACGCGGGGCTCACCGGCACGATCGAGCGCGTCTCCTCCAGCCAGCCCGAGGGTGTCGTCGTCTACACCACCCCGGGGGTCGGCTCCTCGATCCAGACCTCGACCCCGGTGGTGCTGCACGTCTCGAGCGGCTTCGCCCCCCCGGTGGCCCCGCAGCCCTCGCAGCCCCCCTCGCAGCCGTCGCCGGCACCCCAGCCGCCCTCGCAGCCGGAGCCGCCGCCCACCACCGAGCCCGAGCCCGAGCCGCCGCCCACCTCCGAGCCGGAGCCGCCGCCGGCGCCCGCGCCGCCGCCCAGCCCGCCCGGCAACCCCGACCCCCCGGGGCAGGACGACGACGGGGACGACGAGGGCCAGGGCTGA
- a CDS encoding alpha/beta hydrolase, with protein sequence MSTSPDRGILDLRGPDPSRTVPYGPAAHQVYEVHEPPGEPHAWVLLVHGGFWRAEWDRVHLRPLAASLAEEGYAVALVEYVRPGLPGGGWPATGDDVVAAVAAVGRDEAGACPVVLVGHSAGGHLAVWTLHQVGEQRRARSPASPGRSASRAAWTFTWSTGWAWTATPQPP encoded by the coding sequence GTGAGCACCTCCCCCGACCGCGGCATTCTCGACCTCCGGGGACCTGACCCCTCCCGCACCGTCCCCTACGGCCCGGCTGCGCACCAGGTCTACGAGGTGCACGAGCCCCCGGGGGAGCCGCACGCCTGGGTGCTCCTGGTCCACGGAGGGTTCTGGCGGGCGGAGTGGGACCGCGTCCACCTGCGGCCCCTGGCCGCCTCGCTCGCCGAGGAGGGGTATGCGGTGGCGCTGGTCGAGTACGTCCGTCCCGGGCTGCCCGGGGGCGGGTGGCCGGCGACCGGGGATGACGTGGTCGCGGCGGTCGCCGCCGTCGGGCGGGACGAGGCCGGGGCGTGCCCCGTGGTCCTCGTCGGGCACTCCGCCGGCGGCCACCTGGCGGTGTGGACCCTGCACCAGGTCGGGGAGCAGAGGCGAGCACGGTCCCCGGCCTCGCCGGGGCGGTCAGCCTCGCGGGCTGCCTGGACCTTCACCTGGTCCACCGGCTGGGCCTGGACGGCGACGCCGCAGCCGCCCTGA
- a CDS encoding NAD(P)/FAD-dependent oxidoreductase has product MSARPSWVGQRRPRKVAVVGAGIVGLATAWHLLERGVGVTVLERSGVAAGASFGNAGWLTPGLAVPLADPAVLGYGVGAILDPASPISVPPQADLGLALFLARFAARCRMPQWRRTMAALVPLNTMALEAYDQLEAGGLEVRTVPGPMVAAFTTEKAVASLFHELDLIRAAGQDVDAERVDGERVREMAPVVSPDVGFGVVIKGQRRIDPGPFMESLADAVRARGGEVRVGAEVARLRHGAGGIFVDVVGGEPVRADQVVLATGAWLPRLAGPHGVRQPLRAGRGYSFSVPGPDSELAVPVYFPHERLVCTPLGGGRIRIGGTMEFRPTDAPLVQARIDGLVSTGRPLLPSLDLSAAAREDEWVGSRPVTLDGLPLVGPARTPGVWVHGGHGMWGMCQGPATARLLVEQMMTGTVPEALRPLDPLR; this is encoded by the coding sequence ATGAGTGCTCGTCCCTCCTGGGTGGGGCAGCGTCGCCCCCGCAAGGTCGCGGTCGTCGGCGCCGGCATCGTCGGGCTGGCCACCGCGTGGCACCTGCTCGAGCGCGGGGTGGGGGTGACGGTGCTCGAGCGCAGCGGCGTGGCCGCCGGCGCCTCGTTCGGCAACGCCGGCTGGCTGACCCCCGGCCTGGCCGTGCCGCTCGCCGACCCGGCCGTCCTCGGCTACGGCGTCGGGGCGATCCTGGACCCGGCCTCCCCGATCTCCGTGCCGCCGCAGGCCGACCTCGGTCTCGCGCTCTTCCTCGCCCGCTTCGCGGCGCGCTGCCGGATGCCGCAGTGGCGTCGGACGATGGCGGCCCTCGTGCCGCTGAACACGATGGCGCTGGAGGCCTACGACCAGCTCGAGGCCGGCGGGCTCGAGGTGCGGACCGTCCCCGGTCCCATGGTGGCGGCGTTCACCACCGAGAAGGCCGTCGCGTCCCTCTTCCACGAGCTCGACCTCATCCGGGCGGCCGGGCAGGACGTCGACGCCGAGCGGGTCGACGGCGAGCGGGTGCGCGAGATGGCCCCCGTCGTGTCGCCCGACGTGGGCTTCGGGGTCGTCATCAAGGGGCAGCGGCGCATCGACCCCGGACCGTTCATGGAGTCCCTCGCGGACGCCGTGCGGGCCCGGGGGGGCGAGGTGCGGGTGGGCGCCGAGGTGGCCCGCCTGCGCCACGGGGCAGGGGGGATCTTCGTGGACGTGGTCGGTGGGGAGCCGGTGCGCGCCGACCAGGTCGTCCTGGCCACGGGCGCCTGGCTGCCGCGGCTCGCGGGGCCGCACGGCGTCCGCCAGCCGCTGCGGGCCGGACGCGGCTACTCCTTCTCGGTGCCGGGACCTGACTCCGAGCTGGCGGTCCCGGTCTACTTCCCGCACGAGCGGCTGGTCTGCACCCCCCTGGGCGGCGGGCGCATCCGGATCGGCGGCACCATGGAGTTCCGCCCCACCGACGCGCCCCTCGTGCAGGCCCGGATCGACGGGCTGGTGTCCACCGGCCGGCCGCTGCTGCCCTCGCTGGACCTGTCGGCCGCCGCCCGCGAAGACGAGTGGGTGGGCTCGCGGCCGGTCACCCTCGACGGGCTCCCGCTCGTCGGTCCGGCGCGCACGCCGGGGGTATGGGTGCACGGAGGTCACGGGATGTGGGGCATGTGCCAGGGCCCGGCGACCGCCCGTCTGCTCGTCGAGCAGATGATGACCGGGACGGTGCCGGAGGCGCTGCGGCCGCTCGACCCGTTGCGGTGA
- a CDS encoding DUF4177 domain-containing protein, with protein MTNQQWEYATVPLLIHATKQILDQWGEDGWELVQVVPGPGEGANLVAYLKRPKG; from the coding sequence ATGACGAACCAGCAGTGGGAGTACGCCACCGTTCCGCTCCTCATCCACGCGACCAAGCAGATCCTCGACCAGTGGGGCGAGGACGGCTGGGAGCTCGTGCAGGTGGTCCCCGGGCCGGGCGAGGGGGCCAACCTCGTGGCCTACCTCAAGCGTCCCAAGGGCTGA
- a CDS encoding RidA family protein, translated as MSAVEARLAELGHTVPEVVPPLAAYVPAVQHGDLVFSSGQLPMVDGVLAATGKVGEGPGLVDPEEAHRLAGICALNAVAAVRSVVGDLDRVARVLKVVGFVASDPSFTGQPAVVNGASELLRAAFGEAGVHARSAVGVTSLPLDTPVEVEITVALRD; from the coding sequence GTGAGTGCCGTCGAGGCGCGGTTGGCCGAGCTGGGCCACACCGTCCCCGAGGTGGTCCCACCCCTGGCCGCCTACGTGCCGGCCGTGCAGCACGGCGACCTGGTCTTCAGCTCCGGCCAGCTCCCCATGGTCGACGGCGTCCTGGCCGCCACCGGCAAGGTCGGTGAGGGCCCGGGCCTGGTGGACCCGGAGGAGGCCCACCGGCTGGCCGGGATCTGCGCGCTCAACGCCGTCGCGGCCGTGCGGTCCGTCGTCGGCGACCTCGACCGGGTGGCCCGGGTCCTCAAGGTCGTCGGCTTCGTGGCGAGCGACCCGTCCTTCACCGGCCAGCCCGCCGTGGTCAACGGCGCCTCCGAGCTGCTGAGGGCCGCCTTCGGCGAGGCCGGGGTCCACGCCCGCTCCGCCGTGGGGGTGACCAGCCTGCCGCTGGACACCCCGGTCGAGGTCGAGATCACGGTCGCCCTGCGCGACTGA
- a CDS encoding NUDIX hydrolase, which produces MAGAPYRDFPMPAVIAEQTRRWLDTAQEERTVAPARASATVLLAREAAAEVAGVAPGSAVEVFVLRRAAGMAFAGGMLAFPGGGVDARDADPSLPWAGPDPARWARRLQVAEPIARELVIAAAREVFEECGVLLAGPSADEVVADLTDPSWDREREALLDRSQSFAEMLTWLDLVLRTDLLALRGHWTTPVCEPRRYDTRFFAARMPGGQVADDRSSEAEVAGWATPADILRAQAEGREVLLPPTQVMVEQLMEVPVGGLDDWLARPVPVHPVQPWPVEHGGTLWMRSPVGPDGHGLPVPGTDLR; this is translated from the coding sequence ATGGCCGGAGCTCCCTACCGCGACTTCCCGATGCCGGCCGTCATCGCCGAGCAGACCCGACGCTGGCTGGACACCGCGCAGGAGGAGCGCACGGTCGCCCCGGCCCGGGCCTCGGCCACCGTGCTGCTCGCGCGTGAGGCCGCGGCCGAGGTGGCGGGTGTCGCCCCCGGGTCGGCCGTGGAGGTGTTCGTCCTGCGCCGGGCCGCCGGGATGGCCTTCGCCGGGGGGATGCTGGCCTTCCCCGGTGGCGGGGTCGACGCCCGCGACGCCGACCCGAGCCTGCCCTGGGCCGGTCCCGACCCCGCGCGGTGGGCCCGCCGGCTGCAGGTGGCGGAGCCGATCGCCCGCGAGCTGGTCATCGCCGCCGCCCGCGAGGTCTTCGAGGAGTGCGGGGTCCTGCTGGCCGGACCCAGCGCCGACGAGGTCGTCGCGGACCTCACCGACCCCTCGTGGGACCGCGAGCGGGAGGCGTTGCTGGACCGCTCGCAGAGCTTCGCAGAGATGCTCACCTGGCTCGACCTCGTGCTGCGCACCGACCTGCTGGCGCTGCGGGGCCACTGGACCACCCCGGTCTGCGAGCCGCGCCGCTACGACACCAGGTTCTTCGCCGCCCGCATGCCCGGCGGGCAGGTGGCCGACGACCGCAGCTCGGAGGCGGAGGTCGCGGGATGGGCCACCCCCGCCGACATCCTGCGGGCGCAGGCCGAGGGCCGGGAGGTGCTCCTGCCCCCGACGCAGGTCATGGTGGAGCAGCTGATGGAGGTGCCCGTGGGGGGCCTGGACGACTGGCTCGCCCGCCCGGTCCCGGTCCACCCCGTGCAGCCCTGGCCGGTCGAGCACGGGGGCACGCTCTGGATGCGGTCGCCGGTCGGCCCCGACGGTCACGGGCTGCCGGTCCCCGGGACGGACCTCCGATGA
- a CDS encoding MBL fold metallo-hydrolase — translation MRPTGPADPGWRGGAWGERAHAVLCPNPSPMTLEGTNTWVLSEPGSTDVVVVDPGPLHEEHLQAVLDHVGSRGARVALTLLTHGHDDHAESAGRWAELTGAPVRAVGRGHDDLEEGEVVRVGGLELLTVRTPGHTADSVSFLLPAEQVLLTGDTVLGRGTTVVAYPDGDLTSYLASLERLRTLTGSGRATSIAPGHGPVVPDAAGTVEHYWRHRHERLEQVRDAVERLRADPAPVAGADLADRVVQLVYADVPREVWPAARLSVLAQLDYLGRL, via the coding sequence ATGAGACCGACCGGCCCGGCCGACCCGGGATGGCGGGGCGGGGCGTGGGGCGAGCGGGCCCACGCCGTCCTGTGCCCCAACCCCTCCCCGATGACGCTCGAGGGCACCAACACCTGGGTGCTCTCCGAGCCGGGCAGCACCGACGTCGTGGTGGTGGATCCCGGGCCTCTGCACGAGGAGCACCTGCAGGCGGTGCTCGACCACGTCGGGTCCCGCGGGGCCCGGGTCGCGCTCACGCTTCTCACCCACGGCCACGACGACCACGCCGAGTCCGCCGGCCGCTGGGCCGAGCTGACCGGTGCCCCGGTCCGGGCCGTGGGTCGCGGGCACGACGACCTGGAGGAGGGTGAGGTGGTCCGGGTCGGGGGGCTGGAGCTGCTGACGGTCCGCACCCCCGGCCACACCGCCGACTCCGTCTCCTTCCTGCTGCCCGCCGAGCAGGTCCTGCTCACCGGTGACACGGTGCTCGGCCGGGGCACCACCGTCGTGGCCTACCCCGACGGCGACCTCACCTCATACCTCGCCTCCCTGGAGCGGCTGCGGACGCTGACCGGGTCGGGCCGCGCCACGAGCATCGCCCCCGGCCACGGGCCGGTGGTGCCCGACGCCGCGGGGACGGTCGAGCACTACTGGCGGCACCGCCACGAGCGGCTCGAGCAGGTGCGGGACGCGGTGGAGCGGCTGCGCGCGGATCCCGCCCCGGTCGCCGGGGCGGATCTGGCCGACCGGGTCGTGCAGCTGGTGTATGCCGACGTCCCCCGGGAGGTGTGGCCGGCGGCCCGGCTCTCGGTGCTGGCGCAGCTGGACTACCTGGGACGGTTGTAG